A window of Gambusia affinis linkage group LG03, SWU_Gaff_1.0, whole genome shotgun sequence contains these coding sequences:
- the LOC122827694 gene encoding selenoprotein Pa — translation MFLFEDLQRSQSTAEAKHYLNKGLGQGGGARRMWVRLSLLLTLCLLHGGGAESEGGGPRCQPPPTWMIGEVEPMKGTAGQVTVVALLKASULFCLVQAYRIDGLRQKLETQGLNDVVYMVINHQEEQAQRLHHLLAERLSDKISLYKQGEQQPDVWQALNGKKDDFIIYDRCGRLTHHISLPYSVIGHGHVESAIKEAYCNRKCGACSHETAETPEECRATPNAQPDANAPAAVGDNTEPDHSHHHGHGHHGHGHHGHGHHGQHGHHHHRHHGDLHGHHHGNHNGDGFDLEQSQQGVRQDHDSPQLQQAVDTDQLLQEAVAAPVRPUVAEKGKUKSKFTUQGTAGSENETAPKASUCUHURRMFGEAGSEQSLGLUHCEGGLPASUQUQGLTSEAAADVRETUQURMPAAEUQQPQPDQ, via the exons atGTTTTTGTTCGAAGACTTGCAGAGAAGTCAGAGCACAGCAGAGGCAAAGCACTATTTAAACAAAGG ACTGGGGCAGGGAGGAGGCGCCAGACGGATGTGGGTGCGCCTGAGCCTGCTCCTCACTCTCTGCCTGCTCCATGGGGGCGGTGCAGAGAGTGAGGGCGGCGGGCCTCGCTGTCAGCCCCCACCGACCTGGATGATCGGGGAGGTGGAACCGATGAAGGGCACAGCAGGCCAAGTAACAGTGGTAGCCCTGTTAAAAGCCAGCTGACTGTTCTGCTTGGTGCAGGCCTACAG AATTGATGGTCTGCGCCAGAAATTGGAGACTCAGGGCCTGAATGACGTGGTTTACATGGTCATCAACCACCAGGAGGAGCAAGCCCAGCGGCTCCACCATCTGCTGGCTGAGAGGCTGTCAGATAAGATCTCACTGTACAAACAGGGTGAACAACAACCTGATGTTTGGCAGGCCCTGAATGGAAAGAAAGATGACTTCATCATCTATGACAG GTGCGGCCGTCTTACCCACCATATTTCCCTTCCTTACTCTGTTATTGGACATGGCCATGTTGAGAGTGCGATCAAAGAAGCCTACTGCAATCGCAAGTGTGGCGCCTGCTCACATGAG actgCTGAGACTCCAGAGGAATGCAGAGCAACACCAAATGCACAGCCTGATGCAAACGCACCTGCAGCTGTAGGAGACAACACAGAACCTGACCACAGTCACCATCATGGTCATGGCCATCATGGTCATGGCCATCACGGTCATGGCCATCACGGTCAGCATGGTCATCACCACCATAGGCACCATGGTGATCTTCATGGTcatcaccatggtaaccacAATGGCGATGGCTTTGACTTGGAGCAAAGTCAGCAGGGGGTTAGGCAGGATCATGACTCACCACAGTTACAGCAAGCAGTGGACACAGACCAGTTATTACAGGAGGCCGTAGCAGCCCCTGTTAGACCTTGAGTGgcagaaaagggaaaatgaaaGTCAAAGTTCACCTGACAGGGAACAGCAGGCTCCGAAAACGAAACTGCTCCCAAAGCCAGCTGATGCTGACACTGACGCAGGATGTTTGGCGAGGCTGGAAGTGAACAGTCGCTCGGGCTCTGACACTGTGAAGGGGGGCTGCCGGCCTCCTGACAGTGACAGGGCCTCACGAGCGAGGCAGCCGCCGATGTCAGGGAGACCTGACAGTGACGCATGCCTGCTGCTGAATGACAGCAGCCTCAGCCAGACCAATGA